One Bythopirellula goksoeyrii genomic window, CAGGCCGCGGCCGAGGCGGGAGCTACGATCGTAGTGATGTGTGACACCAACGGTGGCACCATGCCCGAAGAGGTCGCCGCACTCACTAACGAGGCAGCCGGAAAAATCGACAAGCCGTTGGGAATTCACACGCACAACGACTGCGACCTGGCCGTGGCGAATTCGCTGGCGTCCATCGACGCTGGGACTGTCCATGTACAGGGGACAATCAATGGATTGGGCGAGCGCTGTGGCAATTCTGATCTGGTTTCGGTGGTCGCCAATTTGGCGCTCAAGAAGCAAGGCTACGAAGTTCTAAATGGCAAGGGGATTGAGCATCTCACGGAACTTTCACGCTACGTGTATGAAATCGCCAACATGCATTTCCGTGTGAACCAGCCGTTCGTTGGACCCAGCGCGTTTGCCCATAAAGGGGGCATGCATGTGCATGCTGTGGCGAAAGCAGCCTCCAGCTATGAGCATATCGATCCGGCCCAGGTCGGCAACGAACGCCGTATCTTAGTGAGCGAGCTTTCTGGCAGGTCTAATATCATGGCTCTTGCGACGAAAATGAACTTGCAGGACGACAAATCACTAATGGATCAAGTGCTGAAACAAGTCGTAGACCTGGAGAACAAAGGCTATCAGTTTGAGGCCGCCGAGGCGTCGTTTGATCTGCTGGTCCGCAAATTGGCAGGAACCCACACTCCGCATTTTGAACTAGTGCAATATCACACCAGCGTTGTTAGTCGCGGTGGGGAGCCCGTGACTGAGGCGACGATTAAGTTGATCGTGAACGACAACCTTCTGCATGAAGTGGCCGAGGGAGACGGCCCTGTGAATGCCTTAGATGCTGCTTTGCGAAAGGCACTCAATGGGCTATTTCCGAGCTTGAACAAGATGCATCTGGTCGACTACAAGGTACGCGTCATCAACTCAGATGCCGCGACGGCAGCCAGTGTGCGAGTGGTCATCGAGAGCCGCGATGAGAGCGATACCTGGGGGACTGTAGGGGTTCATGAAAATGTGATCGAAGCGAGCTGGCAGGCGTTGGTGGATAGTATTGAGTATAAGCTGTGTAAGGATATTAAATAGGTTTTACCGCAGAGACGCGGAGTTCACAGAGACAGAATATCTTTGTTCCTTTATACTCTCCGCTTTCGTTGTAATTTCGAATTCCTGTGATCTTCTTTTGACCTGATAACATGCCAACCGACACGATGCCTGAATCTAGACTTACAGAACTTCCCTCCCAATATGATCACGCCGCTGCGCAGGCACGTTGGTATCCCTACTGGGAATCGCAGGGCTATTTTCATGCGGATGCCAAATCGGAAAAGCCGCCGTTTTCGATTGTGATTCCGCCGCCGAATGTGACCGGGGCGTTGCATCTGGGGCATGCGCTCAATAACACGTTGCAAGACATCCTCTGCCGCATGAAGCGGATGCAGGGGTTCAACGTGCTTTGGATGCCGGGGACGGATCACGCAGGGATCGCCACGCAGGCCGTTGTTGAGCGGCGGTTGCTAGAGGAAGAAGGCAAGTCCCGGCACGACCTGGGCCGCGAAGGGTTGGTGGACCGTATTTGGGAATGGAAGGCCCAATACGAGAAGCGAATCCTTGGCCAACTCAAACAACTTGGCTGTAGTTGCGATTGGGAACGGACCCGATTTACGCTCGACGACCAATGTGCCCGTGCGGTCCGTGAGACGTTTTTCAAGCTGTTTGCTGATAACAAGATCTATCGTGGCAAGCGGCTGGTGAATTGGGACACCTTCCTGCAAACAGCGGTGAGCGATGACGAGGTGTTTCACGAAGTCACCAAAGGCCATTTTTGGCATTTCAACTATCCGGTAATCGATCCGAAGCCTGGCGAGCCGACACATGTTACCATCGCCACCACGCGACCCGAAACGATGCTTGGGGATACCGCCGTGGCGGTGCATCCTGACCCGGCTGGTGCTTTTGATAAGCTCAGCACCGAGCTTCGCGAGAAGATCATAGCGGCCAGTGCCAAGGAAAAAGGCGAACTGGAGGAGCAGGCGACGCTGCTACTGGAACGCCGTGCCAAAATGCTCCCGCAGCTAGAAACCCTGCGTGATATGGCCCGACGGCAGGTGGAGCTTCAGCTCCCCCTGACAGACCGCACCATTCCGCTGATCTGCGACGAATGGGCGAAGCCGGAACTCGGCTCCGGTTGTGTGAAGATTACTCCAGCGCATGATGAGAACGACTACCAGGTCTGGCAACGGAACCAGCAGATCGGCGCGATCAACATCCTCAACCCCGACGGCACGCTCAACGACAGCGTACCGGAAAAATATCGCGGCCTGACGATGAAGAAGGCCCGTGCGGCAGTCGTAGAAGATATGGAATCGGCGGGGTTGGTTGTCGAAATCGAAGATCGCGAAATTGACCTTGCGCATAGTGACCGCAGCAAGACCCCCATCGAACCGTACCTCGCTGACCAGTGGTTCGTAAGGATGGACGAACTAGCCCAATCGGCGATGGATGCCGTGACCGATAAGCGCGTGAAGATTTTTCCCGAGCGCTACACGAAGACCTATCTCGACTGGCTGAGCGAAAAGCGTGATTGGCCGGTGGGGCGGCAGTTGTGGTGGGGGCATCGCGTACCTGTATGGACTCGGGTCGTAAATGCAGATGCGTCGAAAGTGGAATGGGACCAAGCATTGTATGAGTCCGACATCGATGAAATGGTCGATTATCCAGACGAAAATACACAATGGAGTGTTCAATTCACTGATTTGGTTACTGGCGAGAACCTTGATGTAAGTGGAGACGATGGATTTGAACAATACCGTGGGCGTGGACTAAGAATTCTAGTCTGTTTGAAAAAAGACTTTGATCCGGAATTCATAAAGCAACTCGAAGTGTGGAATAAATTCACACAAGAAGATGAAGTCCTCGACACTTGGTTCTCCTCTGCACTCTGGCCACATTCGACCTTGGGTTGGCCGGACCAAACACCTGAACTCAAGACCTTCTACCCCACCAGCGTACTCATCACTTCGCGCGACATCATCACTCTCTGGGTCGCGCGGATGGTGCTCGCGGGGTTGTACAATATGGACGAGGTCCCGTTCCCCGAGGTGTTTATCCACCCCAAGATTCTCGACGGCTACGGCGAGACGATGTCGAAGTCGAAGGGCAACGGGGTCGATCCGCTCGACGTAATCGAAAAATTTGGGGCCGATGCGCTGCGATTTGGGCTCGCGTATCTGACGACCGAGACGCAGGACGTGCGGATGCCAGTGGAGTTTGAGTGCCCGCATTGCCAGGCGCTCATTCCGCAGACCAAGAAGAATCGCACCTTGCCACGAGTTGAATGCGACAAGTGTGGGAAACCGTTCGGCACGCAGTGGGCCCAGTCTAATGGCACTGCGGAGGATCAAGCGCTGGCGCGTGGGGCGGCGGTCAGCGAGCGATTTGAGTTGGGCCGCAATTTCTGTAACAAGCTGTGGAATGCCTCGCGGTTTGCGTTGATGAATCTCGCCGACTATAACGCCGCGACCGCTGGTCGTGCAGTTGGTAACAGCGCCACCAACGGTGGCGGCTTTGTGGCGGATGATTTATTGCTGGAAGATCGTTGGTTGTTGTCCCGATTGGCGACGGTGACGGGCGAGGTGACGGCAGCTTTGGAGTCGTACCATTTTGCCGATGCGGCGCGGGCAATCTATGGCTTTGCTTGGGATGAGTTTTGCAGCTTCTATGTCGAGATGACTAAAGCACGATTTGCCGTGCCGGAGCAACGTGCCGTTGCCCAGCAGGTGCTCGCGCATGCTCTGGATACACTGCTCCGGCTTTTGCATCCGATGGTGCCATTCTTGACCGAAGAGGTTTGGCATTTGTTGGGGGAGGTCGCGCCGGAGCGCGGCGTGCTGAAGCACGACCGCGCCGCCGAGAGTGTCTGCGTTGCGGCGTGGCCCACGGTGGATGAATCGCTGATTGATAAGGGGATCGAGGCACAATTCGCTCAGTTCCAGACCGTGATGGGAGCGGTGCGGAATATCCGTCAGGAGAAGAATATCCCCCCGCGGACGCCGGTCAAATTCTCGGTGCGGTGTGATGAGGAGACCGTGGCACTACTCAAACCAATGGAGCCCTATTTTGCCTCGATGGCCGGTGCAACGGCGACCGGCTGGGGACCTGACGTGGTCCCCCCGGAGCGTGTGGCGAGC contains:
- the cimA gene encoding citramalate synthase, which produces MPKIQIYDTTLRDGAQGEGVNFSLEDKVLIAHRLDELGFDYVEGGYPLSNPKDAEFFQRIAAKPFKHARVCAFGMTRRRGMKPADDIGMKALLDSQAPVITIVGKTSDFHVTEVLGVSLDENLAMIRDTIAYLCGEGREVIYDAEHFFDGWKANPDYAAKTIQAAAEAGATIVVMCDTNGGTMPEEVAALTNEAAGKIDKPLGIHTHNDCDLAVANSLASIDAGTVHVQGTINGLGERCGNSDLVSVVANLALKKQGYEVLNGKGIEHLTELSRYVYEIANMHFRVNQPFVGPSAFAHKGGMHVHAVAKAASSYEHIDPAQVGNERRILVSELSGRSNIMALATKMNLQDDKSLMDQVLKQVVDLENKGYQFEAAEASFDLLVRKLAGTHTPHFELVQYHTSVVSRGGEPVTEATIKLIVNDNLLHEVAEGDGPVNALDAALRKALNGLFPSLNKMHLVDYKVRVINSDAATAASVRVVIESRDESDTWGTVGVHENVIEASWQALVDSIEYKLCKDIK
- a CDS encoding valine--tRNA ligase encodes the protein MPESRLTELPSQYDHAAAQARWYPYWESQGYFHADAKSEKPPFSIVIPPPNVTGALHLGHALNNTLQDILCRMKRMQGFNVLWMPGTDHAGIATQAVVERRLLEEEGKSRHDLGREGLVDRIWEWKAQYEKRILGQLKQLGCSCDWERTRFTLDDQCARAVRETFFKLFADNKIYRGKRLVNWDTFLQTAVSDDEVFHEVTKGHFWHFNYPVIDPKPGEPTHVTIATTRPETMLGDTAVAVHPDPAGAFDKLSTELREKIIAASAKEKGELEEQATLLLERRAKMLPQLETLRDMARRQVELQLPLTDRTIPLICDEWAKPELGSGCVKITPAHDENDYQVWQRNQQIGAINILNPDGTLNDSVPEKYRGLTMKKARAAVVEDMESAGLVVEIEDREIDLAHSDRSKTPIEPYLADQWFVRMDELAQSAMDAVTDKRVKIFPERYTKTYLDWLSEKRDWPVGRQLWWGHRVPVWTRVVNADASKVEWDQALYESDIDEMVDYPDENTQWSVQFTDLVTGENLDVSGDDGFEQYRGRGLRILVCLKKDFDPEFIKQLEVWNKFTQEDEVLDTWFSSALWPHSTLGWPDQTPELKTFYPTSVLITSRDIITLWVARMVLAGLYNMDEVPFPEVFIHPKILDGYGETMSKSKGNGVDPLDVIEKFGADALRFGLAYLTTETQDVRMPVEFECPHCQALIPQTKKNRTLPRVECDKCGKPFGTQWAQSNGTAEDQALARGAAVSERFELGRNFCNKLWNASRFALMNLADYNAATAGRAVGNSATNGGGFVADDLLLEDRWLLSRLATVTGEVTAALESYHFADAARAIYGFAWDEFCSFYVEMTKARFAVPEQRAVAQQVLAHALDTLLRLLHPMVPFLTEEVWHLLGEVAPERGVLKHDRAAESVCVAAWPTVDESLIDKGIEAQFAQFQTVMGAVRNIRQEKNIPPRTPVKFSVRCDEETVALLKPMEPYFASMAGATATGWGPDVVPPERVASKPLEGMEVHVDISEFFDVVAEQARLEKERDQLAKFTKSIEGKLSNENFVKNAPAEVVEQQREKLAEAQGQLQAIEAALNKLS